DNA sequence from the Pseudoalteromonas galatheae genome:
TCGTGATCGTTAGATTTTTGGATAACCTATTCTGTCAGATAGATATCCAACGCTTGAGGCAAAGTAATAAGATCTATTCCAGTTCATCAAGGCCTTGTAATTGTCATAAGCAAGGTACATACGGCCATTGGCGTCATCTGGCATTACTAATGCCGCAGTGATATTCACTTGAGGTAAGTCAGTGCCGTCCATTCTACGAAGACCAAGCGCTTGCCACTCTTGTAGTGAACGCTCTGACTTACGCCATTCACTAAGCCACTCTTTGTGTGACTTGGTGCCACGCCTTAAAATGTAGCTAGTGTCAAAACCTTCTGGAAGCTGTACTTGGCGACCCCAAGTAAGATCATCGTTCCAGCCCACACTTTTTAGATAGTTTGCAATTGAAGCAAACGCATCTTCTTGTGTGGTCCAGATGTCCTTACGACCATCTTTGTTATAATCAACTGCGTAAGAAGTGAATGACGTTGGCATAAATTGAGTTTGCCCCATCGCTCCCGCCCAAGAGCCTTTAAAGTCATCTAGGCCGATGTGGCCGTCTCTTAAAATATCCAGTGCAGCCCATAGCTGTCTTTTATACAAAGCTTCTCGACGACCATCAAAAGCGAGCGTTACCAAAGCGCTAATAACCGGGTAACCACCTTGAATGCGGCCAAAGTTACTTTCAAGGCCCCATAGGGCAACAATGAAGCGCGCCTGCACACCATACTCTTTTGCTATCTTTTCTAAAGATTCTTGGTGTTCTTTATAAAGTTTGCGAGCTTGTTTTACCTTCCACTCAGGAACGCGCTTTGGTAAGTAAGTCTCTAATGTTTCGACAATTTCTGGTTGGGTTTTATCTGCCTTAATTACCTTTTCCTTAAATACTGCCGTAGCAAAAGCGTCCTCAACTAATTTTTGCGAGTAACCCTTTTCAATTGCTTCTTGTTTCAGATTATTAAGATACTCATCAAACTTGGCTTGAGTGTTGGCGAAAACTGATGTGGACAAACAAACTGAGGCTACTAATAGGGAAATTTTTTTTATCACGAATCTGTTACTCCATTTTGTTTTTTAAACTCATCTAGCAAACTTTCTGTGTGAGGGGGAAGCTGCAAGTAAAAACCATCATCAGTTAACTTTTGCTTAACCGTATCAAGATCTGCAATACCCAACTTTGTTCTTCTAGCAAGATCAACCATCATGACGTAGACCGGCGTGCCAAAAGTTTCCATTAAAGGTGCAGGCACGTTGGAGAAATCATCTCTTTTGGTTACAAAAAGGTAGGTATCCGCTTTTTTTGGACTTTTGTATATGGCAGTGAGCATTATAAGCCTATAAATTCTTGCTAATCATTGGCGCTCACTATACCATGCTATTAGTAAGTTGTGGAAAGTTTTACTACCCTCTAAAGTCAGGTAAATAAGGCTTTAGCGGCGGTTGTAACAGAAATTTGAGTACATATGGCAAATCAAACATTCGAACTAAAAGGAAATCTATTTACACTCTCTGTACTACAGTTGTTTTCTTTAGATCTGACCAAGTTAAGACAAGATCTTGATAGCAAAATTTCGCAAGCACCTAAATTTTTTCAAGGGGCACCAATTGTGGTCAATTTAGCTGATGTTCAGGAGCAAACTGTAGAATTCAAAGAGTTAAAGCAAACACTGGTCGATTTACAGCTCAATCCAGTGGGTGTATGTAGCGGTACTCAAAGTCAGCACGACTTAGCCAAAGAAGCCGGGTTTTCTGTACTAAACTATTCAAGGGATGTGCAACCGAGTGCCCCATCGCAATCTCAAGCAGCTGAAGTAATAGAAAAACAAGTTTATCTTCCAGCTCAAATTGTGAACGGAACGGTACGTAGTGGTCAGCAAATATATGCTAAAGACCGCGATCTGATCGTGCTAGGTGCTGTAAGTCACGGTGCAGAAGTTATCGCAGATGGTAATGTGCACATTTACGGTACGTTGCGTGGTCGTGCAATCGCAGGTGCGCAAGGCCAAGAAGACACTAGTATATTCTGTCAACGCTTAGAAGCTGAGCTAGTGTCTATAAACGGGAGTTATTGGATCAGTGATTCACTGCAAGGTGAACACTGGGGTCAAGCTGCTCAAATAACACAACAAGACGAATCATTAAAAATTACAGCTTTGGTCAAAGGATAAATCAGATGGCAAAAATTATTGTCGTAACTTCAGGTAAAGGCGGTGTTGGTAAGACAACGTCAAGTGCAGCAATTGGTACTGGCTTAGCGCTAAAGGGTTATAAAACAGCCATTGTCGATTTTGATATTGGTCTTAGAAACCTTGACCTAATAATGGGATGCGAGCGTCGCGTGGTGTATGATTTTGTTAATGTCATCAACGGCGAAGCTAATCTAAATCAAGCGTTAATCAAAGATAAGCGTGTTGAGAAGCTGTATATACTTCCAGCTTCGCAAACTCGTGACAAAGATGCTCTTACTCGAGAAGGCGTGGAGCGTGTGTTAAATGAAATGAAAGAAGAATTTGATTTCATTATTTGCGACTCACCAGCTGGTATTGAAGCGGGTGCTATGATGGCTTTATACTTTGCAGATGAAGCAGTGGTTACTACTAACCCTGAGGTGTCATCTGTTCGTGACTCAGACCGCATTTTGGGGATTCTACAAAGTAAGTCCAAGCGTGCGGAAATGGGGCTAGAGCCGGTTAAAGAACACTTACTGCTGACACGTTATAATCCAGAGCGTGTAGACAGCGGTGAAATGTTGTCTGTAGACGATGTTAAAGAAATTTTAGCGATTGATTTACTGGGTGTAATACCTGAATCAAAAGCGGTACTCAATGCATCTAACTCAGGTCAGCCTGTTATATTAGACCAAGAGTCCGATGCTGGCCAAGCGTATAGCGATGCAATTAACCGCTTACTAGGTGAAGTCGTCGATTTCCGCTTCTTGCAAGTTGAGAAGAAAGGTATCTTCAAGCGGATCTTTGGAGGGTAAGGTGTCATTATTAGATTATTTCCGCTCTGAGAAAAAAAATAGCGCGTCGCTTGCAAAAGAGCGACTGCAGATCATCGTTGCTCATGAACGATCAAAGCGTGGTACGCCGGACTACTTACCACAACTCAAGCAAGACATTCTTGATGTTATTCGTAAGTATGTAAAGGTAGACTCGGATGCTGTCAACGTACAGTTTGAACAAAATGAAGATGATTTAGCAGTACTTGAGCTGAACGTCACTTTACCTGATGATGAAAAGTAAATTCGAATTTAAAAAGGGCTATGCGTAGGTAGCCCTTTTATTTGTTTAGCACCACCAGCTGTCTAATTTGTCCCCAATAAGCTGAGCTCTCCAGCCTAGAGCGAGGTCCGGCCTCATCAGCAACTGTTTTTCTTCTGGTGATTTTTTCCACGACCAGCTGATCACTTGGTTTATTTGTTTCTTTGAGGCAAACACATCAACCGGAATATTATTATCCTCGGCAACGTTAGCGACCACATGTTTGATATCCTTACAGGCTGCTTTGTAACCTTTAAAGTCGATGAGTCTTCTTACGCGTTGTGGACAATTTTGTTCACTCACCTCTTTTGCTTTTTCTATACAGGCGAGAATTTCTTTACCTGAGCGATTGACTTCCATGGGCTCAACACCCGGAACATTGCGTAAACTACCCAGTGAGCTTGGACGACGTTTGGCAATCTCCACCATATTATGTTCTTTTAGCACAAAATTGAGTGCTAAGTTTTTTTTCTCTGCTTTGGCTCTGCGCCATGCTGCAAGTTCTTTCAGGGTGGCAAGATCTCTAGGCTTGAGCTGCCATACGTTTTTAACATCAAGGTAAAGAACTTCATCTGGCTGGCGGAAACTTCGCTTTTGAGCGAGCAACTCACTTTCTTGAAGCACTATGTTAAATAGCTGCTTTTCATTTACTCGCGTCTGAATAGTCTCAAAACATGGCAGTAAATGATATACATCGGAGGCGGCGTAATCTAATTGGCTCTGAGTTAGAGGGCGGCGTAACCAATCTGTTCTGGATTCACTTTTGTCAATGTCTACGTCTCTAAGTTGCTTCACCATATTAGCAAAACCAATACAACTACCCTCACCTAACAACTGTAAAGCAAACTGGGTATCGAATATTGGTGATGGGATAAAACCTGCGAACTTTAGAAATACTTCGATATCTTCCGAAGGAGAATGGAGTACTTTTAAAACACTAGTATCTGAAAATAATGTCCAAAGCCTACTAAAATCTATATCGGCTAATGGATCGATAAGAGCAAGGTGGTTACCATCAAAGATCTGTAATAGAGCAATTTCTGGGTATAGGGTGCGGCGACGCATGAATTCGGTGTCGACGGCGAGCACTTTGGCTTTCGAAATAGACAAGACAAATTCATCTAGTGCTGTTTGGCTTTCAATAACTTGATACTGCACTGTTACTCCCATGCAATTTACATAACTAGCCATATCACGCTAGTTATAAAAAAGCCGGCTAGTGCCGGCTCTATTTGTTATTCTTTTAACGCTCTACGCAGTATTTTACCAACATTAGTCTTTGGCAGTTCATCTCTAAACTCAACTAGCTTTGGTACTTTATAGTTCGTTAGATTATCTCGGCAATGTGCAATTATATCTTTTTCTGTTAAAGATGGGTCTTTTTTAACAATAAAAACTTTAACTTGCTCACCACTAACCTCATGTGGCACGCCAACCGCCGCAACTTCTAATACGCCTTCGTGCATAGCAACGACTTCTTCGATTTCATTAGGGAAAACGTTAAAGCCAGACACTAAGATCATGTCTTTTTTACGATCAACGATGTAGAAGAAACCGTCATCATCATAAGTAGCGATATCACCCGTTGCAAACCAGCCATCTTTTAAACATTCGGCAGTTGCGTCTGGGCGATTGTAGTAACCAGCCATCACTTGTGGGCCTTTAACACATAGTTCACCGGGTTCACCTTTAGGGGTTTCATTGCCATTGTCATCTATGATTTTAATATCAGTGCTTGGGGCCGGTAAACCAATAGAACCATTGTAGGCTTCTAGATCGTGCGGACAGATAGTAACTAGCGGAGCACATTCTGTAAGGCCATAACCTTCCATCAGTTTTGATTTTGTGACTTTCTGCCAACGTTCAGCGACAGGGCGTTGTACAGCCATACCCCCGCCTAGAGACATTTTCAGGGTTGAAAAGTCGAGGTCGGCAAACCCCGGTGTGTTTAATAATCCATTAAATAATGTGTTTACACCTGTGATAGCGGTAAATGGAACCTTTGCTAGCTCTTTTACAAACGCAGGCATATCACGTGGATTGGTAATCAAAATATTGTGACCACCGTACTTCATAAAGGTTAGGCAGTTCGCTGTAAGTGCAAAAATATGGTAAAGCGGTAAGGCCGTAATAACGACTTCCTTTCCCTTATCTAACACTGTGTCTAAACAGCCTGAAACTTGTTCTAGGTTTGCTACCATATTGCCATGAGTTAGCATTGCGCCTTTAGATACACCCGTTGTACCGCCAGTATATTGCAAGAAGGCAAGATCGCTCAGAGACACTTCTGGTTTACTGTATTTTGCGGGGTTTGCTGCAATTACTTGTTTGAAAGGGATTGTATTTTGCAGGCTGAAGTCCGGTACCATTTTCTTGAAGTGCTTAACAACGAAGTTAACTAAATGCTTCTTAAAGCCACCTAACATGTCACCAATCTCAGTGAGCACTACGTGTTTCACACTTGTCTTTGGTAATGCTTGCTCAAGGGTATGGGCAAAATTCGCAAGTATAAAGATAGCTTTTGACTCTGAGTCATTCAGCTGGTGCTCCAATTCGCGTACCGTGTACAGCGGGTTGACGTTTACAACGGTACAACCAGCACGCAGTACCCCTAAAATGGTAACAGGGGTTTGTAATAAGTTTGGCATCATGACTGCAACTTTATCGCCTCGGCCAAGCTTCAATTCGTTTTGTATATAACTAGCAACTGCTTTGGTTTTTTCATCAACTTGCTGATAAGTCAGTGTCTTACCCATATTGGTATAGGCCGGATACTGGGCATAATCTGCGAAACTTTTTTCAAATAATTCAAGCAATGAGTTGTAATGCTCTGGGTCGATAGTTTCAGGCATACCTTCTGGGTAGCGCTTAAGCCAGATTTTTTCCACTCTTAGCTCCTGTGTTCTCGTTATTTTTATATTCACCTTAAACCATAAACGATGTAAGGCACTTTAACAATTGAGCAAATACTCTAAAAACGCCATATTCCCACAATATCTGAGGATTTACAATCTAGATGCTGTTGAAACGTGGGCTTTAATGCTCTTTGTGAACTTTTCGTTCCATGATTAGTTTATTCTTTACGCTCCTTGGGTTGTAAACGATGTTCTGTTGCTGTCTTGGTGCGCTTCAATTAGCTTATAGCAAATTTCTGGGTTTTCCATATGGCAATGGTGGCCGCCAGGCATTTTCTCAAGCTTAAGTGAGTCGAAACAGCCCTTAAATTGATTATATTGTCTGACAATCATGTCATATCCTTGTTCCGCTAAAACCAGTAAAGTTGGAACAGATATCCCGTTGAGTACTGATTTTGCTTGGGCGATGGAATATCTAAATCCAGAGTGATGCTTTAGCCGTGGGTCCAATCTAAGCTGCACGCCATCAGTATGCGACAGAGTATTTCTTGCCATAAGCATCGCTGCTATTTCTACAGAAATATCACTGACTTTACTGCGCAGTTGCGCAAGCGTATTTATATCAGGATAAACCCTTGGTTCAGATTGTTTTAATTTATCTCGAGAACTAAACGCATTAATGAGCTGGGTTTTGGTATCACTCTCTGAGGTGCTCACTATCCCTATGCCCTCAATTATAACCAAAGATAAACAACGTGTTGGATAACAACTAGCAAATAAGTTAGCTATCATTGCTCCCATAGAATGACCAACAATATGGCACGTTTGGATCTGTGCTAAATCTAAAAAACATTTCAGATCATAAACATAGTCTATAAAGTAATAAAAGGCATCCGTGCTTTTCCAATCTGATCGTCCGTGGCCGGGTAAGTCAAGCGCAATATGAGAATATTTTTCATTGCCAAATGACGCAAGCGGCACAAAACTGTTGCTGTTGTCTTGCCAACCATGAAGGTAGACCACAGTTTGATCCCCCTCTCCCCAGCTTTGGTAGGAGAATGGCCCGATTTTTTGTTCTTTTATCGCATCTATAGACATCGATTAATTCTTTTAGTGTTCATTGTATCATCATTGATTTATCATCTTACCGTGACATATTTGAACTTACTACTTTGATTTGTTGAAAATATTTTTAATTTGAACACAGCTACCTTTCGGGTATGCAAGTAGCGAGGTTCGAACAACAGGTTTCTATTTAGGAAAGTACACGGGAATAACAATGAAATTCAAAACTGGTCTTTTGGCCTCATTTGTTGGGTTAGTATTTGCGGATCCGACACTGGCTGCTCCAAAAAATATCATTTATATGATTGGCGACGGCATGGGCCCAGCTTATACCACTGCCTATCGTTATTTTAAAGATGACCCTTCCACGAAAGTGGTTGACCCAACGGTTTTCGACTCTATTTTGGTTGGTATGGCGCATACCTATCCAGACGACGACACGGTTGTAACAGACAGTGCTGCAGGTGCAACCGCTCTGAGTACAGGAACTAAAAGCTATAATGGCGCAATTGCGGTAGACACCCATAAAGAACATTTGGAAACGATGCTTGAAGTGGCGAAAAGAAAAGGTAAAACAACCGCGCTTGTTGCAACATCGCAAATCAACCATGCAACACCTGCAAGTTTCGCGTCTCATAATGAATCGCGTCGTAACTATGACGACATTGCCAATGATTACATCGACAATAAAATCGCAGGAAAACTACCCGTAGATCTTATGCTTGGTGGCGGCACTAAATACTTCATTCGTGAAGATAGAAACCTAGTTAATGAATTTAAAGACGCAGGTTATCAATACGTTGATGCTTTATCCAAGCTTGAAACGCTAAATAAAATTCCTGCTATGGGTCTGTTCGCAGAAGTAGGTCTGCCATTCGCAATTGATGAAGAGCCGCAGCGCCTAACTAAAATGACTAAAACGGCGCTATCATTATTGGAAAATCAAAATGATAAAGGCTTCTTCTTAATGATTGAAGGTAGTCAGATTGACTGGTGTGGACATGCTAATGATATCGCTTGTGCTATGCATGAAATGGACGACTTTGCAGAGTCAATTAAGCTGGCAAAGACTTTTGTTGATAACAACCCAGACACTATCTTGGTGATCACAGCAGATCACTCTACCGGTGGATTAACGCTTGGTGCGAATGGTCAGTATCGCTGGGAACGTGATGTGATCGCTAAAGTGAAAGGTTCAGCGGGCGAAATTGCAAAAGCACTTGCAAAGACAAAAGACGTTAAAGCAACATGGCAAGAGCTCACAGGTCTTGAGTATGACAGTGCGACTGAGCTAAAGGTAAAAGAAGCACTTTCACAGGGTCCGAAGGCGCTTAGCATTGTCGTTAAAGAGGCAATTAGTGATGCATCTTTCACTGGTTGGACAACGGGTGGTCACACCGCTATCGATGTACAAGTGTTTGCCCATGGTAAAGGTAAAGAAGCGTTCATTGGCTCGCAAAACAATACCGCAATTGCGGATAAACTGATTGGATTTATTAAAAAGTAGAAATCTTCATCTACTATTTCAAACAAAGAAGGTCAGCATTTGCTGACCTTCTTTGTTTTATAGTTTTGGATGAGATAATATACCAATTAGCCTTAATACTTGCTCAATTTGAAGGAGCAAATCTGACGCTAACGGCGTTAAAAATTTCTCATTTAGAACAACTAAATAGCAAAATTTTTGTCATGCCTACATGGATGCAGGTACCTTAGCGATAGCAGGACGCGGTAGCGGTGTATCGACAAGATTTTCTTGCCTCAAAATAGACCACTTAATTAAGTGAATTGGTATTACGCGTAAACAGAAACGCCAATCATACTTTTTATCTCATCTCGTCTTGCTTCCGTTGCAATTGCTTTGTATTCACTAATTGCCTGTCCAGTACGAAAGTTAGGGCGGTCGTAGATAGTCGAACGTTGCTGCGACTGGAACTGCTCCACCAACGCAATGCCCTTTTCACTGGTTTTGATCTGTGCGGTATTGAGCTTCGCCGTATTTCCGTCTTCAATAGCAGGGCTCACGGCCTTTTTAGGCTGTGGCTTTACTTGGTAAGTACCAGCTTGTTGAATGATTGAATTTAGTTTCACGTTCTAGCTCAATAAATACGATATGCTTGTATAAAAATACGCCTTTATTCTCGACCTGGCAACTTTTTCCACGTCACAGTATCCCTCACATATTGCGGCTGGGCGTCAGCCGCATCCACAGATAAGCCTTGTGTGAAACTATCGTCGGCTATAAACAGCATGTAATAAGCGTCTGGTAATGTGATATTGTCAATGATTTCGCAGTCAAGCTGTGTAGCAAGCTCTGAGAATGCTTGCCATCCTGTACCAACACCTGCCGCACCACTCGATGTAAAGTCGATATTTTCAGGCGTAATAACTGTTTCTTCGGTGCTTGGTTGAATAACACCACAAGTTTCCCCGTTGTATTGGCATAGGTAGATCTCACCCATACGTGCATCTATTGCCGACACTACGCTGGACTTGCCTGCTTCCATGTATGCCTGTTGCGCCATCGCCTGCAAAGTTGAAACACCAACCAACTTAAGACCTGAAGAATATGCTAAGCCTTGCGCAACTGCTGTACTTATTCTCACCCCTGTAAAGCTGCCAGGCCCACGTCCAAATACAATGCCATCCAGCTCACTAAGAGTGATATCGGCTTCGCGTAAGATACGTTCAACTAAGGGAAGTATCTTTTGACTATGCTGCTGTGGGCAAACCTCGAAGTGGCGAATAAACTTGCCTTCATAGTGCAATGCAATACTGAGTGCTTCGGTGGAGGCATCTATGGCCAACAGGTTATTTTTCATTTTTATCAATATTCTCTAAAAATCGAATTGCCTTGTTTAAGTCTCTCGTGCGAGACATATCAGGCAAACTACTTAAAAACGTCTGGCCGTATTTTCTCGTAACTAAGCGATTATCGCAAATAATCAGTACACCTTTATCGTTAGCATCACGAATTAATCGCCCAACCCCCTGTTTCAGCGCGATTACAGCTTGGGGGAGTTGTATTGCATCAAAGGGTTCTAATCCACGCATTTCAGCGTCGCGCATACGAGCTTGCAACAAAGGGTCATCTGGTGAAGCAAATGGTAGCTTATCAATGACAACACAACTCAAAGTGTCACCTCTCACATCCACGCCCTCCCAAAAGGAGGCTGTACCAAGTAGTACGGCGTTTCCATGCCGAATAAATTGTTCGAGTATTATCCGTTTAGATGCTTGCCCTTGCATAAAAATGGGATATTGCAGCGCCGTATTCAGTCCTTCGTAGACTAAATGCATCGCGCGATAACTGGTAAAGAGTAAAAATGTACGCCCTTTTGCCGCTTCAATCACTTGCTTTGCAAGCTTTACCAGCGCATGTGGCATTAGGTCGTCACGGGTCTCTGGTAGATAGCGTGGCAGGCATAACAAGGCTTGTTGCTTATAGTCAAATGGGCTCTCAACAATAAATTGTGAGGTCGGTTTGAGCCCTAGGCTACGACTGAAGTGCTCGAGGGAATTATCGACGGATAAGGTGGCGGAGGTAAATACAAAGCTTGCCTCAGTGGTTTTGACAATTTGTGCAAACTTACTTGATACATCAAGCGGCGTGATATGAATAGATAAAAAGCGTCTTGTGGTTTCGAACCAGTAACTAAATCCGGTTTGGCTGGTATCAAAGGCACGTTCAAACTGGCTTTTAAAGGTCATGACCTTTTCAAATGGGTGTTCTATTTTTTCACTTCTATCCAGACAAAGTTTGAGTACCTTATAGAGAAAGTCTAAGTTAGCTATCACTCGATGCATGGCATCGCAAATCGGTTTATTCGCCAGCGCTTCACGCCAATCACCACGAGCACCATCGCCACCAAATACCAAACGCAAATCGGCGACACTGGTTTCCAATTTATTGAGTGTTTTGCCAAGTTGTAACATATCTGGAATATCAGCGCGGTAGATCACCCTCAAATCGTTAATAAGCGCCTGCAAAGCTTTAGTGCTGATAGTCTCACCAAAGTAGTCACTGGCAATTTCCGGTAATTGATGTGCTTCATCGAAGATATAGCTATCCGCGGTTGGCATTAGCTCTGCAAAGCCTAAATCTTTTACGGCCATATCGGCAAAAAATAAATGATGGTTGATCACCACAACATCGGCATCGACTGCCTTTAATCTTGCCTTTCGGATATAACAGTCTTCGTAGTCTGGGCACTCTTTCCCTAAACAGTTATCTGCAGTTGAAGTAACGTAGGGTAATACCTTTGCGTCTTCTTCGATACCAACACAGTCGGCTAAGTCTCCACTGTGTGTTTCAGAAGCGAACTTTGCAACCATAGCAAGTTGGTGCATAACATCTGGGTCGTCGGTTGGCACATGGCTCAAATGCTGTGACAAGCGATAAGGGCAAAGGTAATTGGCTCTACCTTTTAGCAAAGTGACTTTTTTACCACTGCCAAGCACCTTTTTTAGGGTCGGCACGTCACGATGGAATAATTGCTCTTGCAAGGCCTTAGAGCCGGTAGAGACGATGACTTTACCTTTAGACTGAAAGGCAGGAATGAGATAAGCAAATGTTTTCCCCGTCCCTGTTCCTGCTTCGGCGATGCATTGTCCACCATTTTGTATAGTTTCTTCTACCGCAATTGCCATATCAATTTGGGGCTGCCTTGGTTGATAGCCCGGGAAATGCTGGGCTAAAGGCCCCGTAGAAGAGAAAGTCGTAGATACAGCCAAAGTAATGTAGTTTACAAACAGACAGGTCGCGAAATTGTATGTGGCTAAGCATCAAATCGCAACCGCTGTTTGGCAATAACTGAGAGTGGATACCAATTGAATTAATTATCTAATCAATTTGAAGGGTGAAATAGCATATTAGCTTCGTTAAAAACTTTTCATTTAGAACAACTAAATAGCAAAATTTTTGCCTAGCTACTAAAGCTATTTCCCCGCTTCGAAATAGATCATTTACTTAATACAACTGGTATTACCTGTTAAGTTGTCGTTTAATCTTGATCATACCCACCCCACAAATAGTGAGATATACGAGATATAAAGCGATGCGGTTAGTCCAAGTAGATTCTGGCGAAGGCATGACGACACGCAAGTAATCATTCAAAACCAACATACCGACGCCGACAATGATTGCTGTCAATTGAAAGTGGCGGTGATTGGCTGAAGAAATGGTAAACAAGGAAACTAGGAGTAGTACAAGGCTTGAGTAAAATGCTAAGACAGCCATACTACCAGGTACAACACTCGGGGCTAATGCTAGCACAGACAGACCTACAACAAAGCAACCTATGAGATTCTTCACTGATTTATTTAACATATTATTTCTCCCTAAATAAACGACCAGTTTGACTGGAAAATTATATCCTAAGAGGTTTATTGTAAGGAGCTTCTCGAATATAAAGTGGGTGAGCCGAGCTTGCGCTTTCAATCAGGCTAATCAAAGGTTTGTTTAATATGGTACTGCCACAGTTAATAGGTTGTTCGCTATTCAGGCCCATGTATCTAGATTCTCACCCTTATGTTCTTCGTGAGATTTTTCCTCCTCATCCTCTTCATCTTCACTTTCTTTAATTTTTTCATGCTCAGCAGCTTGGCGTTTAAGTTCGACATCTGTTTTGAGGTCTTTCTTAATTTTTTCAATCTTATAGTGCTGAACACCAGCTACATGAAATGCAGACTTATGTGCGACATCAAGTCTTACGATAGGGGCTAAAAAGGGTTTGAATGCATCCATATGATCCTCCACTAACCTGCTGTTGATATTGCTTATTATCGGCTGTTATAAGCTATTCTTTAATTTGCGTTAAAAAATGATTGCCAAGTAGAACAAAATTATGTTTATCTATAAATGAACTTTTTGAACAGCAGATATATTACAAAGGTAACATCATGCTAATGACACTGACAGCAATTCATCATCACCATCATCATACGGGATAACCTGTCAGGTATTTCGCTGGTGGGTTATTCCTTAAAGGAACCTCCGGCGAAACAAAAAGTATAGTCAAAGTTTATTTCGCCCCGAGGTTCCGCCTCGGGGTTTTTCGTTTAAAGAATTAGGAAATAAATAATGAGTAACAATAATCGTTTAAGAATCGCAATCCAAAAATCAGGCCGTCTTTCAAAGGATTGCCAAGCCCTACTC
Encoded proteins:
- a CDS encoding alkaline phosphatase; protein product: MKFKTGLLASFVGLVFADPTLAAPKNIIYMIGDGMGPAYTTAYRYFKDDPSTKVVDPTVFDSILVGMAHTYPDDDTVVTDSAAGATALSTGTKSYNGAIAVDTHKEHLETMLEVAKRKGKTTALVATSQINHATPASFASHNESRRNYDDIANDYIDNKIAGKLPVDLMLGGGTKYFIREDRNLVNEFKDAGYQYVDALSKLETLNKIPAMGLFAEVGLPFAIDEEPQRLTKMTKTALSLLENQNDKGFFLMIEGSQIDWCGHANDIACAMHEMDDFAESIKLAKTFVDNNPDTILVITADHSTGGLTLGANGQYRWERDVIAKVKGSAGEIAKALAKTKDVKATWQELTGLEYDSATELKVKEALSQGPKALSIVVKEAISDASFTGWTTGGHTAIDVQVFAHGKGKEAFIGSQNNTAIADKLIGFIKK
- a CDS encoding ATP-dependent DNA helicase — encoded protein: MAIAVEETIQNGGQCIAEAGTGTGKTFAYLIPAFQSKGKVIVSTGSKALQEQLFHRDVPTLKKVLGSGKKVTLLKGRANYLCPYRLSQHLSHVPTDDPDVMHQLAMVAKFASETHSGDLADCVGIEEDAKVLPYVTSTADNCLGKECPDYEDCYIRKARLKAVDADVVVINHHLFFADMAVKDLGFAELMPTADSYIFDEAHQLPEIASDYFGETISTKALQALINDLRVIYRADIPDMLQLGKTLNKLETSVADLRLVFGGDGARGDWREALANKPICDAMHRVIANLDFLYKVLKLCLDRSEKIEHPFEKVMTFKSQFERAFDTSQTGFSYWFETTRRFLSIHITPLDVSSKFAQIVKTTEASFVFTSATLSVDNSLEHFSRSLGLKPTSQFIVESPFDYKQQALLCLPRYLPETRDDLMPHALVKLAKQVIEAAKGRTFLLFTSYRAMHLVYEGLNTALQYPIFMQGQASKRIILEQFIRHGNAVLLGTASFWEGVDVRGDTLSCVVIDKLPFASPDDPLLQARMRDAEMRGLEPFDAIQLPQAVIALKQGVGRLIRDANDKGVLIICDNRLVTRKYGQTFLSSLPDMSRTRDLNKAIRFLENIDKNEK
- the tsaB gene encoding tRNA (adenosine(37)-N6)-threonylcarbamoyltransferase complex dimerization subunit type 1 TsaB, coding for MKNNLLAIDASTEALSIALHYEGKFIRHFEVCPQQHSQKILPLVERILREADITLSELDGIVFGRGPGSFTGVRISTAVAQGLAYSSGLKLVGVSTLQAMAQQAYMEAGKSSVVSAIDARMGEIYLCQYNGETCGVIQPSTEETVITPENIDFTSSGAAGVGTGWQAFSELATQLDCEIIDNITLPDAYYMLFIADDSFTQGLSVDAADAQPQYVRDTVTWKKLPGRE